From the genome of Deinobacterium chartae:
AACGGAAGGCTCACCCGAGGGCCTCTCCCTCGCGGTCGGGCTTTTACGCGGAACTCGAGGGGCTGGCGGTGCGGCGCGCAATTTCGCGGCGCACCAGCGGAGCGACCTCGGTGCCCAGCAGTTCGATGGAGCGCAGGATCTGGGCGTGCGGCAGGGTGCCCACACTCATCTGCATCAGAAAGCGCGTGTGGCCGAACAGTTCGTGCTCGAACAGGATCTTCTCGGCCACCTGCTGCGGGTCGCCCACCAGCAGCGCCCCCCTCGGGCCGCGCAGGGCCTCGTACTGCGCCCGGGTGGTGGGCGGCCAGCCGCGCTCGCGGCCCAGCGCGGTCATGACCTGGGCGTAGGGCGCGTAGAACTCGTCGGCGGCGCGCTGCGAGGTGTCGGCCACGTAACCGTGCGAGTTGATGCCCAGCGGCAGCCGGGCCGGGTCGTGGCCCGCCCGCCGGGCCGCGTCGCGGTACAGCTCCACAAACGGTACGAAGCGCTCGGGCTGACCGCCGATGATCGCCAGCGCCATGGGCAGGCCCAGCGTTCCGGCGCGCACCGCCGAGGGCGGGGTTCCGCCCACTGCCAGCCACACCGGCAGCGGGTCTTGCAGCGGGCGCGGATAGACCGGCTGGTCGCGCAGCGCCGGGGTGCGGTGGCGGCCCGACCAGGTCACGCGCTCGTGGGCGCGCAGCTTCAGCAGCAGATCGAGTTTTTCTGCAAAGAGCTCGTCGTACAGCTCGAGGCTGTTGCCGACGAACAGCGGGAAGGACTCGATGAACGACCCGCGGCCCGCCATGATCTCGGCCCGCCCGCCGGAGATCAGGTCGAGGGTGGAAAAAGCCTGGAATACCCGTACCGGATCGTCGGTACCGAGCACCGTGACCGCGCTGCTGAGGCGAATGCGGCGGGTTCGGGCGGCGGCGGCACCGAGCACGACCGCCGGGTTTGAGACCACGTAGTCGGGACGGTGATGCTCGCCGAGCCCAAAAACGTCGAGGCCTGCCTGGTCGGCCAGCTCGACCTCCTCGAGCAGGTCCCTGATGCGCTGCTCGGCGCTGACGAGCTGTCCGCTGGCCGGGTCAGGGGTGCGCTCGCCGAAGGTGTAGATGCCGATTTCGAAGGGGACAGGGTTCATGGGGCTCCTGACAGAATTTGAAGTAAGAATTTTATAGCAATAAATTTAATGTATTACAATAGCCCGCCCCCGGCTCTCCTACTCGAGCATTTCGGTAACGCGCTCCCGCACGCCGATGCTCAGGTTGGCCGTGCGTCCCTCCCCGCGCGAGCGGTGCGCCACCCCCGCAGGTACCGTGTACACCCCACCGGGCTGCAGGCGCACCTCGAGCTGCCCCTCGACCTCGAGGACCAAACACCCGCGCAAACACACGAACGTCTCGTCGCTCTCCGGGTGACGGTGCCAGGGATACTGCCCCTCGAACACGCTCAGGCTCACCGCGTGGTCGTTGACAACACTGATCTCGGCCTGGGTATAAGGGCCCCTGGCCTGTTCGATGAGCAAGTCGATGTCGGTCATGCGGCTCATCATGGCATTCCGCACGCGCTTTCAGCACCTGCCCTGGTTCGCTGAAACGCCAGGATGCACCATAAGAGCATGCAAGCCGCCGAACGGGTCATCACCGATCCTGCCGCCGCCCGCGCCCTCGAGGACAGCGGCTTCCTGGGACGCTTCGTCCGGCCGGCCTCCCCCAGCGAGGTCGCGCGCAGCCTGGGCATGCGCCCCAACCTGGCCCACCACTACGCCCGCAGGTACGCCCGGCTCGGCCTGCCGTTCGAGGCCGAACGGCGCGCCGGACACGTGTACTACCAGCTGAGCGCCCACACCTTCAAGGTGGACCTACAGGTGATTCAGGCCAGCACCGGATCGACCGCGACACACGACCTGCCCCTGATCCTCGAGGGTTACCTGCGGGCCTACGAGCGCTCGGTCCGCGCGGCACAGCCCGAGGAGGGCCACTGGTCCTACCACCACTTCAACAGCGAACCCCGGCCCGCACCCCCATACGGCGCGTTACTGCCGAGCCCCGGCCGGCCTACCGCCTTACCCGGGCCATACGCCTGAGCAGCGGCGACTACCGGCGGCGGCTCGAGGGCATCGATCACCTCATCGGCAGCCTGACGCCCAGCCCGGACGCCCCGGTGTGCACCCTCAGCTTCCTGGCCTTCGAGGGCAGCGTTCACCCGGGCCTGCACGACCGCACCAGCGTCACGGCCTTCCAGCACGCCGAGCAGGACTGAGCAGGAAAGCAACGCGTATGGAGCGCTACCCGGCGGTGCCGAATGCGCGCCGCACCCGTTTCCGCCTCGAGGTCCAGGCTCCGGGTCAGACGGTAAGCGTCGTAACTTCCCCTACCCTGAATTTGGGCAAACTTGAACGTGTCGATGCTGCATCAAGCCCACCGCGACGGTCCCTTGCGGAAGCCAGATGCATCATTTGACCCGGCTTGTATACCGAGACAGAATGTTTACATCCGTCGGCCAAGAGGCCGACTTTTTCGTTATCTCCCCGCCCAGCCCACTACACCGGAAAGCCTTGCCTGCTACACGCCGGGCTTGAATCCCTGCAAGCCGACACCGCTGGACTTTTGGGATAGCGGGCACGTGGTTCTATGCCCCTCGCCCAAAAACCTATAAATCAAGAGGCCCCCGCCTATGACGGGGGCCTTTCTGGCTCGGCAGGTAGGGATCGAACCTACGACCATCCGATTAACAGTCGGACGCTCTACCGCTGAGCTACTGCCGAATGCTTGCCTCTCAGCGACGAGGAGTATAGCAGAGGGTTTCGGGGAGTGCAAGCCCTTCATGCAACCCGAGGCACGCGCTCATGCCCCCGGGGTTTCAGAGCTGCGGGTAGCCGCCCAGCGCCATGCGGCGCAGTCGGGTCACGCGCTCCTCGAGGGGCGGATGGGTGCTGAACCAGCGCAGCGCGCGGGGAGTGCAGGCGGGGGCCACGATGTAGAGGCTGGCCGTGGCAGGACGGCGGGTGTAGGGCGCGCGGGTGCCGTCTGCCCTGCCCAGCAGCTCGAGGGCGCGGGCGAGCCCCTCGGGGTCGGCGGTGAGACGCGCGGCGTCCGCGTCGGCAGCGTACTCGCGCTCGCGGCTGATGCCGAGCTGCACCAGCAGGGCGGCCAGCGGAGCGAGCAGCAAAAACAGCGGTCCGGGAGCGTCTTGGTCTTCGTCGCCACCGATCCAGGCGGTCCAGGCAGCGACACCGGTCAGCGCGAGGGCCAGGGCCACGACCACGCTGACGGTCAGACTGTCGCGATAGCGGATATGCGAGAGCTCGTGGGCCAGCACGCCCTCGAGCTCTCGCTGGGGCAGGCGCGCCAGCAGGCCGTCGGTAAGGGCGATGACGGCACGCGAGGGATCGCGTCCGACCGAGAAGGCGTTGCAGGCGGCACTCGGTATGCGGTAGAGGCGCGGGGTGGGCACCCCAGCGCGCACCGAGAGGCGCTCGAGGGCCAATTGCAGCCGGGGGTGGGCGCCCGGCTCGAGGGGCTCGGCTCCGCTGGCCCGCAGCGCCCAGTGGTCGGCCTTGAAGTAGACGGTGCTCAGGGCAGCGGCGGCCAGGATCAAAGCGAGAACGGCGCCGGGAATTCCGGCGGCAGCCCAGCCCGCCAGGACCAGCAGGCCGCCGAGTGCGGCCAGCAACATCAGGGTCTTGGCGGTTTCTGTCATGCCTCCATTGTCGCCCCGCCGGAGTCGGGCGGCGTCTGTGAAAGGCCGCAAGACATTTAGGGCGATTCCCCTAAGTGCGGGGGCGCAAGGGGCAGACGGCGTACACTGGCCTCATGATCCGAGTGCTGTTGGTGGATGATCACGCGCTGGTGCGCGAAGGGACCCGTGCCCTGCTCTCGAGGCAGGACGACCTCGAGGTGGTCGGTGAGGCCGGAAACGGCGCGCAGGCCCTGGAGTTGTGCGCCACTCTCAGGCCGGACGTGGTGGTGATGGACGTCAACATGCCGGAAATGGGCGGCATCGAGGCAACCCGGCAGATCAAGCGGGCGCATCCGCAAATCGCGGTCATTGGTCTTTCCGCGCACGATGACGAGGCCTTTGTAATGGCGCTGCTCGAGGCAGGGGCCGCCGGCTACCTGCTCAAAGACGCGCCCGGGCAGGAGCTGATCAACGCCATTCACGCCGCGCGGCGCGGTGAGTCGGTGATCGCACCACAGCTGACCCAGATGCTGCTCAAGCGGGTGCGTCAGGGTACGCCCGAGCGGGCCTACAACCTGACCGACCGCGAGCGCGAGGTGCTGCTCGAGGCGGCGCGAGGCTTCTCGAACAAGGAGATTGCCAAGCGCCTGGACATTTCGCCCAAGACGGTGGAGGTGCACCTCAGTGCCCTGTTCGAGAAGCTGGACGTGGCCAGCCGGACCGAGGCGGTGATCGGGGCGATGAAGCGCGGCATTATTCAGCTCAGTGAACTTTGATCTGACCGCGTTGCCCTGGGGCGTGCTGATCCTGCTGGCACTCGGCCAGATGGGCGTGCACCTGGCGCGCTCGCTGGTGGAGCCGCCCGGTCCGGTGCGACTGTCCTCGCCGCTGGTGATCGCGGGTCTGCCGCTGGTGGGACCGCTGGGCGCGCTGGGCGCGCTGCTGCTGGGACAGATCGTGGGCTCCGTGCTGCGCCGCGAGCCGCACCTGAGGGTCAGACCGCTGCTGGTTGACCTGCTCGCCCTGCTGCTGGCCGGGGTGGCCGAAACCCAGGTCATGGGCGACGGCACCTTCGAGCCCGACTTGCCTTTTGATTATCTGGCGATCGGCACCGCCATCGCGGTTTATCTGGCGGTACGCTGGCTGGCCGCGCGCCTGCGGCTGATCGAGACGTCCGGCGAAGGCGCTTTTGACGCGCTGATCCCGATGGCTCCGGCCGTGACCATCGCCTACGACGCCTCGCCGCTGGCCGCTTACCTGGTGCTGCCCGCGCTGGTCGGGGCCTACGTGGTGCGCGGCCTGAACTACCGGGTGCGCCGCACCGAGGAAGCGCTGCGCCTCGAGCGGCAGCGCATCTTGCAGGCCCGCGCGGTGGCGGGCGCGCAGGAGAGCGAGCGGGCGCGCATCGCCCGCGACCTGCACGACGGTCCGCTGCAGGAGGTGATCGCCGCCCGCCGCATGGTGGAAGCGGGCTTGAACGAGCGCGCGGTCAGCGTGCTGGCCGAGGCGGTGCAGCACCTGCGCGAGGCGATCTACGACGTTCACCCCAGCGTGCTGCAACTCGGTCTGCCGGTCGCGCTGCGGGCACTCGGTGCCCGCCACGCCTCGCTCGAGGTGCACCTGCAGGTATCGGACCCGCCGCCGCCGCTCTCCGAGGACCAGCAACTGGCGGTGTACCGCATCGTGAGCGAGGCGCTCTCAAACGTGGAACGTCACGCGCAGGCGCACGCGGCCTGGATCAGGCTCGAGGCGCAGGGCGGGGAACTGGTGGTAACGGTACAAGACGACGGCCTGGGCCTGCCGCTCAAGGCGAGCGGGCGCGGCCTGGGCCTGGTGTCGATGCGCGAGCGTGCCGAGGCTCTGGGCGGGCAGCTCAGCCTGTCGTCGAACGCGCAGGGCACCCGGGTAGAAGCCCGCCTGCCGCTACGCGACACCGCCATCGGCCTCGAGGCTTAAGTCCCTTAACCGGCGTCGGGATCCGGGGCCAGGGCGAGGTGCAGCACGTAGCTGCCCTCGCCGCTGTGGCGTCCGGTGTAGCGGTCAAACAGGTCGCACAGCTCCTCGTGCAGTTCGCGCAGCTCGGGACCTGAGAGCCGCAGGTCCGCCCAGGCGCTCAGCGCCGGGACCGTACCGCTGAGCGGGCGCACCGCACGGCCATCGCACCACGCGTCTACGTGACAGTCCACCTGTCCGTCCCAGTACAGGTGCAGCCCGGCCTGCCGCGCGAACGCCTGCTGAGCCCCCTCGAGGCCGCGCAGCAGCCGGTCTTGCCACAGCACCTCGCTCTGCTGCCTCGAGGAGAGGGCGCGCACGTCACCCTGCGCGGCGTAGGGCACGAAGTAGTGCGCGCTGGCCGCGCGGTAGTAGCGCACCGGGCGGCCGCGGCGCGGCTCGCTGCGCTCGATCCGCAGCAGACCCAGCCTGCGCATCTGCGCGATGCGGTAGGTGAGGGCGCTGACACCCACACCCAGTTCGGCCGCCACCTCCGAAGCGCTGCGGGCGCGTCCTAAAAAGGCGGTCAGGTAGCGGCGGCTGTGCGGGTTAAGCAAGAAGGCGGCTACCTGCGGGCTGTGCACCTGCTCGATAACCTCGAGCGGAAAGGCCAGCGGCCCCGGGGAAGACAGCGGATCGGCGGGCAGCAGGGTCAGGGCGGGGCTCCTCTGGGATGTGGGTGGCTTACAGCTCGAGGCACATCTCGAGCTGGCTCAGCGAGTATACCCGGAAGCCCGCGCGCGCAAGGGTCGCGGCTCCCAGCGTCTCGGGCACGATGGCAGGAACCGCCCATACCGGCGCCGCGTGACGGAAGGCCAGCGCCCGCAGCAACCGGGTTGCTCTCCCCTGCCCGCGCAATTCGGGCGGAACGACCAGCGCGCGCAGGGCCACGCTCTGCGGCGAGACCGACAGCAGCGCCACGGCCCCCTCGAGACGGTAAGCGCGGGCAGGCGGGGTCAGGGCCGCCAGCGTGGCCGGAGCCAGCTGCCAGGGCAAGTCGCGCTCACCCCAGCGGGTCACGGCTTCTAAGGCCGCCTCGAGCGAAATCTCCTCGAGGGGAGTGTCCTCGCCGGCCGGGTGTTCGGCCTGGTAACCCAGCAGGCGGCGGGTCACCTCGAAGCCGCGGCTGCGGTAGAGGCGCACGGCGGGGTCGTTGCCCTCGATCACCTCGAGCAGCATGCGCTTCTCACCGCGTGCGCGCGCCTCGGCAATCACGCAGTCGAGCAGGGCAGCTCCCAGTTTGCGGCTGCGCCAGCCGGGAGCGATGCCCATGCCCGCCAGTCGGCTGGCCTCCCCGCGCCGGGCGATCAAGGCGGTACCGACCGGCAGGTCGTCGCCTTCGGCAAGCGCCACCCGGCTGGAGAACAGGTCGATCTGTTCGGTGCGCAGCCGGGTCGACAGGGCCTGCGGGTCGTCGGCGACCGGAACAAAGTAACCTTCGAAACCGCGCGCGAAAGCGCTGGAGAGCTGCGGCAAGCTGTACAGGTGGGCGGCCTCGAGGCGGAAAGCGGACATAAGCGCACTGTAACCGGGAGGGCTCCCGGCGTCCTGAGACGGGTGGCCTAGGCCACCGCGAGCCCCCCAACATCTAGACAGGACGGGGCACAACCCAGGGCAGGCATTTTCGGCCTGCCCGAACGACCGCATGCCCGGTTTTTGGTCGCAAAGCCGGGATCGGGATCGTCCGATCGGCCTAGGCCATGCGGGATCGAGGCGGCTGAACTTCAAAAAGCCTCTTTCTTTTGAAACTCACGGCCCGCGACCATGCGTAGTCCGCCTGAAATCCCAGGCGAGTCCCGGAGGATACATGAAAAAGACCCTGATGACGGCCCTGCTGCTCAGCGCGGGCTTAGCTGGCGCGCAGGTCAAGAACCCTGACACGCTGGTCACCCTGACCTTCAGCGACTGGTCGACCTTCGACCCGGCGTACTGCTACGAGACCGGCTGCGGCGAAGTCATCCAGAACACCCTCGAGACCCTGCTGTTCTACGACGGTGACGCACCCGGCAAGTACGTGCCGATGCTGGCTGCCGAGGTTCCCACCGTCGCCAACGGCGGCATCTCCAAAGACGGCCGGACCTACACCTTCAAGCTGCGCAAGGACGTGAAGTTCAGCGACGGTACGCCGGTCACCGCGCAGGACGTGGAGTACAGCTTCGAGCGCATGATGGTGTACTCGACCGACGTGGGCCCCGCCGGTCTGCTGCTCGAGCCGCTGCTGGGCAGCGCCGCTCCGGTGCGTGCCGGTGGCAAGGTGGACTACGAGGCCATCGACAAGGCCGTCGAGACCAAGGGCAACGACACGGTGATCTTCAAGCTCGCCAAGCCCTTCGCACCCTTCTTGGGCATCGTGGCCGGTTACAGCTCGGCCGTCTACTCCAAGGACGCCGCCGTCAAGGCCGGTGACTGGAGCGGCAGCGCCAAGGACTGGAAGAAGTTCAACAACGCTCCGCAGGGCACGACTCCCCTGCACAAGGGCGGCGTGGGCAGCGGTCCTTTCGTCCTCGAGCGTTACGATACCGGCAAGACCGTGGTCCTCAAGCGCAATGACCGCTACTGGCGCGCCCCGGCCAAACTGAGCCGCGTGGTCATCCAGTCGGTGAACGACGAGACCACCCGCATCCAGATGCTGCGTACCGGCGACGCAGACATGGCCGCCCCGCGCGCCATGAGTGCGAGCCAGCTGCCCAACCTCGAGAAGTTGCCCGGCGTGAAGGTGTCCAAGAACCCTGGCATGAACCTCTCGGCCATCTTCATGAACGAGAAGATCGACGGGACCGGCAGCAACTACCTGGGCAGCGGCAAGCTGGACGGCCGGGGCATTCCCAGCAACTTCTTCTCGGACAAGAACGTCCGCAAGGCCTTCGCCTACTCGTTCGACTACGGCGCTTTCCTGCGCGACGTGATGCAGGGCCTGGCAGTCCAGCAGAACACCGTGCTGATCAAGGGTCTGACCGGCTACAACGCCGCAGCCCCCAAGTACCGCTTCGACCGGGCCACTGCCGAGCGCTACTTCAAGGCGGCCTGGGGCGGCCAGGTCTGGGACAAGGGATTTGTGGTCCCGGTGTTTTTCAACTCGGGCAACACCACCCGCCAGCGTGCGCTCGAGATCCTCAAGCGCAACATCGAGTCGCTCAACCCCAAGTTCCGGATCGAGGTGCGTGAACTGCAGTTCTCGCAGATCACCTCGCAGGCTGCGGCCGGCAAGATGTCGGTGTGGATGGGCGGATGGAGCGCCGACTTCGCCGACGTGCACTCGTTCGCGCAGCCCTTCTTGGACTCGAACGGCAACTACCCGCAGAACATGCGCTACAAGAACGCCAAGCTGGACAAGATGATCGCCGATGCGGTGGCCGAAACCAACCCGGCCGCGCGCACCAAGATCTACAGCCAGATCGCCCGCATCGGCTTCGAGGACGTGCCGATGATCGCACTGATGCAGCAGACCGATACCTACGTCCAGCGTGACTGGGTCAAGGGCCGCGTGCTCAACCCGATGTACGCGCTCGACTACTTCTACACCATCTCCAAGAAATAACCCGGTCCGTCCCGCGGCCGCAGGGTCCCCGAGAGGGCGCTGCGGCCGGGTCGGCGTGCCCTGAGGAGCCCCACATGTCCAGGCCGTCTTCCCCCGAAGCGCTCGAGCGGGCCCTCGAGGTTTTTCTCGCACGCGGATACGCCCATGCCACCCTCGAGGAACTGACCCGGGTCAGTGGCCTGCCGCGCGCCCAGGTCTACGGCCGCTTCGGGGGCAAGTCAGGGTTGTTTTTGGCCGCTGCCCAGCGGGCCTTTACCCGTGGCATCTGTGCCACGCTGGCAGGCCTGCGCGGCCCCGGACCGGCCCGCATCCGTCTCGAGGCCTTTTTGCTCGATCTGGCACGGCGACCCGGGCACGACCCGGCGTGGCAGGCCTGGAAAACCGTCTTGCCGGTCGTAGGTCTCGCTGCCAGCGAACCCGAGGCGGCCCGCTGGATGAACGCGCTGCACACCGAGCTCGAGGCATCGCTCGAGGGGCTGCTGCGCGAAGGAGCCCGGCGCGGCGAGTGGTCCGGAAGCGGCCTCGAGGGCCGCGCCACGCTGCTGGCCGGCTACGCGCTGAGCGTGCTCACGCTGGGCTGCACGGCGCACCCGGCCGCCGCGAGCGTGCTGTCCGGGCCGCACTGGCCGTCTTGGAAGGCAGCTTTACCCTCGCCTGAACGGAAAGCGCAAGCGGCGCCCCCACCGCGCGGTGGGGGCGCCGCTTGCTTTGGGCCGCTAGCGTTCCTCGAACACGCCCAGGCGGCGGAAGCGCTCGGCGCGCTGGCGCAGCAGCGCCTCGCCATCGAGCGCCTCGAGTTCGCCGAGGTGCTCCTCGAGCGACGCCCGCAGGTTCTCGGCGGCCAGTTGCGGATCGCGGTGCGCTCCCCCGGCCGGTTCGGGCACGATGTCCTCTACGATGCCCAGGCGCAGCAGGTCCGGAGCGGTCAGCTGCAGGGCCTCGGCCGCCTTGGGCGCTTCCTTGGCGTCGCGCCACAGAATCGCTGCGCACGACTCGGGGCTGATCACCGAGTACCACGCGTTTTGCAGGATCAGGACCCGGTTGGCGGCCCCGATCGCCAGAGCGCCGCCCGATCCGCCCTCGCCGATGACCACCGACAGCGCCGGAACGCGCAGGTTCAGCATGCGGCGGATACTCTCGGCGATGGCCCAGGCCTGCCCGCGCTCCTCGGCGGCGAGACCCGGATACGCTCCCATGGTATCGATCAGGGCCACCACCGGCAGACCGAACTTGTCGGCCAGGTCCATCAGCCGGATGGCCTTGCGGTAGCCTTCCGGGTGGGCCATGCCGAAGTTACGGCGGATCTTGGCCTTGGTGTCACGTCCGCGCTGCTGCAGCAGCAGCATCACCGAGCGCCCCCCGAAACGCGCCGGCCCGCCGATCAGGGCCTGATCGTCTCCGAAGGCGCGGTCCCCGTGCAGTTCCACGAAGTCCTCGAAGATGCGCTCCACGTAGTCAAGAGCGGTGGGCCGCTCGGGATTGCGGGCCAGCTGCACCCGCTCCCAGCGCGACAGTTCGTCGTCCTGCTGGCGGCGCAGGGTTTCCAGGCGGCGGCGCAGCGAAGCCACCTCCTGGCTCACGTCGAGCCCGGATTCCCTCGAGGTGCGTTCGAGGTTCTCGAGGTGCCGCTCGAGGTCGCTGACGGCCTGCAGGGTCACGCGGACCTCCGGGTCAGGTGCGAGAGCACGGTGGCGAGCGTGGCGCGCTGCTGGCGGCGGTCGACCACCAGGTCCACCATGCCGTGTTCGAGCAGAAACTCGGCACGCTGGAAGCCTTCGGGCAGGCTCTGGCGAATGGTCTGCTGGATCACGCGCGGTCCGGCGAAGCCGATGAGGGCGCCCGGTTCGGCCACGATCACGTCGGCGATGGTGGCGAACGAGGCGGTCACACCGCCGGTGGTGGGGTCGGTGAGCAGGCTGATGTAAGGCAGGCCGGCGTTGCTGAGGCCCTGCAGGGCCACGGTGGTCTTGGCCATCTGCATCAGCGACAGCGCGCTCTCTTGCATGCGGGCCCCGCCCGAGGCGGCAACCAGCAGCAACGGCAGGCCTTCTTGCACGGCCAGTTCGGCGGCGCGGGCGATCTCTTCGCCCACGACGCTGCCCATCGATCCGCCCGAGAATTCAAAGTCCATGACCGCCAAAACCAGCGGCCGCCCCAGCAGGGTGCCGCGGCCGGCCACGACCGCGTCGGGGCGGCCGGTCTTGTTCTGAGCGCGGCGCAGGCGCTCGGGGTAGCTCTCGGTGTCCTCAAAGTTCAGCGGGTCCAGCGGATAGACCTGCCCGCTGGTCTGCTCGAAGCTGCCCTGGTCGAGCAGGAATTCGATGCGCTGGGCCACGCTGATCCGGTGGTGGTGACCGCATTTGGGACAGACCCGCAAGTTGCTGTCGAAGTCACGGTTGTAGATCTGCGTGCCGCAGGCGGCACACTTGGACCACAGGTCGGGCAG
Proteins encoded in this window:
- a CDS encoding LLM class flavin-dependent oxidoreductase; translation: MNPVPFEIGIYTFGERTPDPASGQLVSAEQRIRDLLEEVELADQAGLDVFGLGEHHRPDYVVSNPAVVLGAAAARTRRIRLSSAVTVLGTDDPVRVFQAFSTLDLISGGRAEIMAGRGSFIESFPLFVGNSLELYDELFAEKLDLLLKLRAHERVTWSGRHRTPALRDQPVYPRPLQDPLPVWLAVGGTPPSAVRAGTLGLPMALAIIGGQPERFVPFVELYRDAARRAGHDPARLPLGINSHGYVADTSQRAADEFYAPYAQVMTALGRERGWPPTTRAQYEALRGPRGALLVGDPQQVAEKILFEHELFGHTRFLMQMSVGTLPHAQILRSIELLGTEVAPLVRREIARRTASPSSSA
- a CDS encoding cupin domain-containing protein; the encoded protein is MTDIDLLIEQARGPYTQAEISVVNDHAVSLSVFEGQYPWHRHPESDETFVCLRGCLVLEVEGQLEVRLQPGGVYTVPAGVAHRSRGEGRTANLSIGVRERVTEMLE
- a CDS encoding M48 family metalloprotease; the encoded protein is MTETAKTLMLLAALGGLLVLAGWAAAGIPGAVLALILAAAALSTVYFKADHWALRASGAEPLEPGAHPRLQLALERLSVRAGVPTPRLYRIPSAACNAFSVGRDPSRAVIALTDGLLARLPQRELEGVLAHELSHIRYRDSLTVSVVVALALALTGVAAWTAWIGGDEDQDAPGPLFLLLAPLAALLVQLGISREREYAADADAARLTADPEGLARALELLGRADGTRAPYTRRPATASLYIVAPACTPRALRWFSTHPPLEERVTRLRRMALGGYPQL
- a CDS encoding response regulator gives rise to the protein MIRVLLVDDHALVREGTRALLSRQDDLEVVGEAGNGAQALELCATLRPDVVVMDVNMPEMGGIEATRQIKRAHPQIAVIGLSAHDDEAFVMALLEAGAAGYLLKDAPGQELINAIHAARRGESVIAPQLTQMLLKRVRQGTPERAYNLTDREREVLLEAARGFSNKEIAKRLDISPKTVEVHLSALFEKLDVASRTEAVIGAMKRGIIQLSEL
- a CDS encoding ATP-binding protein; this translates as MNFDLTALPWGVLILLALGQMGVHLARSLVEPPGPVRLSSPLVIAGLPLVGPLGALGALLLGQIVGSVLRREPHLRVRPLLVDLLALLLAGVAETQVMGDGTFEPDLPFDYLAIGTAIAVYLAVRWLAARLRLIETSGEGAFDALIPMAPAVTIAYDASPLAAYLVLPALVGAYVVRGLNYRVRRTEEALRLERQRILQARAVAGAQESERARIARDLHDGPLQEVIAARRMVEAGLNERAVSVLAEAVQHLREAIYDVHPSVLQLGLPVALRALGARHASLEVHLQVSDPPPPLSEDQQLAVYRIVSEALSNVERHAQAHAAWIRLEAQGGELVVTVQDDGLGLPLKASGRGLGLVSMRERAEALGGQLSLSSNAQGTRVEARLPLRDTAIGLEA
- a CDS encoding winged helix-turn-helix domain-containing protein — its product is MHSPQVAAFLLNPHSRRYLTAFLGRARSASEVAAELGVGVSALTYRIAQMRRLGLLRIERSEPRRGRPVRYYRAASAHYFVPYAAQGDVRALSSRQQSEVLWQDRLLRGLEGAQQAFARQAGLHLYWDGQVDCHVDAWCDGRAVRPLSGTVPALSAWADLRLSGPELRELHEELCDLFDRYTGRHSGEGSYVLHLALAPDPDAG
- a CDS encoding GNAT family N-acetyltransferase; protein product: MSAFRLEAAHLYSLPQLSSAFARGFEGYFVPVADDPQALSTRLRTEQIDLFSSRVALAEGDDLPVGTALIARRGEASRLAGMGIAPGWRSRKLGAALLDCVIAEARARGEKRMLLEVIEGNDPAVRLYRSRGFEVTRRLLGYQAEHPAGEDTPLEEISLEAALEAVTRWGERDLPWQLAPATLAALTPPARAYRLEGAVALLSVSPQSVALRALVVPPELRGQGRATRLLRALAFRHAAPVWAVPAIVPETLGAATLARAGFRVYSLSQLEMCLEL
- a CDS encoding ABC transporter substrate-binding protein, with product MKKTLMTALLLSAGLAGAQVKNPDTLVTLTFSDWSTFDPAYCYETGCGEVIQNTLETLLFYDGDAPGKYVPMLAAEVPTVANGGISKDGRTYTFKLRKDVKFSDGTPVTAQDVEYSFERMMVYSTDVGPAGLLLEPLLGSAAPVRAGGKVDYEAIDKAVETKGNDTVIFKLAKPFAPFLGIVAGYSSAVYSKDAAVKAGDWSGSAKDWKKFNNAPQGTTPLHKGGVGSGPFVLERYDTGKTVVLKRNDRYWRAPAKLSRVVIQSVNDETTRIQMLRTGDADMAAPRAMSASQLPNLEKLPGVKVSKNPGMNLSAIFMNEKIDGTGSNYLGSGKLDGRGIPSNFFSDKNVRKAFAYSFDYGAFLRDVMQGLAVQQNTVLIKGLTGYNAAAPKYRFDRATAERYFKAAWGGQVWDKGFVVPVFFNSGNTTRQRALEILKRNIESLNPKFRIEVRELQFSQITSQAAAGKMSVWMGGWSADFADVHSFAQPFLDSNGNYPQNMRYKNAKLDKMIADAVAETNPAARTKIYSQIARIGFEDVPMIALMQQTDTYVQRDWVKGRVLNPMYALDYFYTISKK
- a CDS encoding acetyl-CoA carboxylase carboxyltransferase subunit alpha; translation: MTLQAVSDLERHLENLERTSRESGLDVSQEVASLRRRLETLRRQQDDELSRWERVQLARNPERPTALDYVERIFEDFVELHGDRAFGDDQALIGGPARFGGRSVMLLLQQRGRDTKAKIRRNFGMAHPEGYRKAIRLMDLADKFGLPVVALIDTMGAYPGLAAEERGQAWAIAESIRRMLNLRVPALSVVIGEGGSGGALAIGAANRVLILQNAWYSVISPESCAAILWRDAKEAPKAAEALQLTAPDLLRLGIVEDIVPEPAGGAHRDPQLAAENLRASLEEHLGELEALDGEALLRQRAERFRRLGVFEER
- the accD gene encoding acetyl-CoA carboxylase, carboxyltransferase subunit beta translates to MALEKFFRRKRPQVARGDDLPDLWSKCAACGTQIYNRDFDSNLRVCPKCGHHHRISVAQRIEFLLDQGSFEQTSGQVYPLDPLNFEDTESYPERLRRAQNKTGRPDAVVAGRGTLLGRPLVLAVMDFEFSGGSMGSVVGEEIARAAELAVQEGLPLLLVAASGGARMQESALSLMQMAKTTVALQGLSNAGLPYISLLTDPTTGGVTASFATIADVIVAEPGALIGFAGPRVIQQTIRQSLPEGFQRAEFLLEHGMVDLVVDRRQQRATLATVLSHLTRRSA